A region from the Citrobacter koseri ATCC BAA-895 genome encodes:
- the rplS gene encoding 50S ribosomal protein L19, which yields MSNIIKQLEQEQMKQDVPSFRPGDTVEVKVWVVEGSKKRLQAFEGVVIAIRNRGLHSAFTVRKISNGEGVERVFQTHSPVVDSIAVKRRGAVRKAKLYYLRERTGKAARIKERLN from the coding sequence ATGAGCAACATTATTAAGCAACTTGAACAAGAGCAGATGAAGCAGGACGTACCTTCCTTCCGTCCGGGTGATACCGTGGAAGTGAAAGTATGGGTTGTTGAAGGTTCCAAAAAACGTCTGCAGGCATTCGAGGGCGTGGTTATCGCTATTCGTAACCGCGGTCTGCACTCTGCATTCACTGTTCGTAAAATTTCCAACGGCGAAGGCGTTGAGCGTGTCTTCCAGACTCACTCTCCGGTAGTTGACAGCATTGCTGTTAAACGTCGTGGTGCCGTTCGTAAAGCTAAACTGTACTACCTGCGTGAGCGTACTGGTAAGGCTGCTCGTATTAAAGAGCGTCTTAACTAA
- a CDS encoding YfiR family protein produces the protein MSFSHRLILLLTLLLAGLPLYAQGITEEAKSVRSIVSGIVSYTRWPALSGPPRLCIFASSRFADVLNDNSARSLPYLPVIIRTEQEALAARCDGFYFGSESPAYQVELTNKYPSKALLLIAEQNTECIIGSAFCLIINNDEVRFSVNLDSLSRSGVRVNPDVLMLARNQKHG, from the coding sequence ATGAGCTTTTCTCACCGACTCATACTCCTGCTAACGCTATTACTGGCAGGATTACCACTGTATGCTCAGGGCATCACAGAAGAAGCGAAATCTGTACGCTCAATCGTTTCCGGTATCGTCAGCTATACACGCTGGCCTGCATTATCTGGCCCTCCACGGCTATGTATTTTCGCCTCGTCTCGTTTTGCCGATGTGCTGAACGACAACAGCGCCAGGTCATTACCTTATCTGCCCGTCATCATCCGCACGGAGCAGGAAGCTCTGGCAGCCCGTTGCGATGGCTTTTATTTCGGCAGTGAATCTCCGGCGTATCAGGTAGAATTAACGAATAAATATCCGTCTAAGGCATTGTTATTAATTGCCGAACAAAATACTGAATGCATTATTGGCAGCGCATTTTGTCTGATCATAAACAATGATGAAGTCAGATTTTCCGTAAATCTGGATTCCCTGTCACGCAGTGGCGTAAGAGTGAACCCCGACGTATTGATGCTTGCACGGAATCAAAAGCATGGATAA
- a CDS encoding cytochrome C assembly family protein: MPVFALLALVAYSISLALIVPALLQKNSGWRRMAILSAVIALVCHAFALEARILPGGESGQNLSLLNVGSLVSLMICTVMTIVASRNRGWLLLPVVYAFALINLAFATFMPNEYITHLEATPGMMIHIGLSLFAYATLIIAALYALQLAWIDYQLKNKKLAFNNEMPPLMSIERKMFHITQIGVVLLTLTLCTGLFYMHNLFSMENIDKAVLSIVAWFVYIVLLWGHYHEGWRGRRVVWFNVAGAGILTLAYFGSRVLQQFVS, translated from the coding sequence ATGCCCGTTTTTGCTTTACTCGCTCTTGTCGCCTATTCCATCAGCCTCGCGCTGATCGTTCCAGCTTTGCTGCAAAAAAACAGCGGCTGGCGGCGTATGGCTATTCTTTCTGCGGTCATCGCGCTGGTGTGCCATGCTTTTGCGCTGGAAGCCCGAATCCTGCCCGGCGGCGAAAGCGGTCAAAACCTGAGTCTGCTGAACGTCGGTTCGCTGGTCAGCCTGATGATTTGTACCGTCATGACAATTGTCGCTTCACGCAATCGCGGCTGGCTGCTGCTGCCTGTTGTCTACGCCTTTGCGTTAATTAACCTGGCCTTCGCCACGTTCATGCCGAACGAGTACATCACCCACCTCGAAGCCACGCCAGGTATGATGATACACATCGGCCTGTCGCTGTTCGCTTACGCCACATTGATCATTGCCGCGCTGTATGCGTTGCAGCTGGCATGGATCGACTATCAGCTCAAAAACAAAAAGCTGGCGTTCAATAATGAAATGCCTCCGCTGATGAGCATTGAGCGCAAAATGTTTCACATCACGCAGATTGGCGTGGTGCTGCTGACGCTCACGCTGTGTACTGGTCTGTTTTACATGCATAACCTGTTCAGCATGGAAAATATCGACAAAGCCGTTCTCTCTATCGTGGCATGGTTTGTCTATATTGTTCTGTTGTGGGGACATTACCACGAAGGCTGGCGCGGACGTCGGGTCGTATGGTTTAACGTCGCGGGCGCAGGCATTCTGACGCTGGCCTATTTCGGCAGCCGCGTATTGCAGCAGTTTGTAAGCTAA
- a CDS encoding PepSY-associated TM helix domain-containing protein, translated as MTTCTPRAAWITLLRRFHFYTGLFVGPFIFVAALTGTLYVATPQLEEALYAPALQGTGQGERQPLAAQIAVAQQVTGGHLRLHAVRPALEEGATTRVMFADPGLAASENRAIFIDPVTLAVKGDMTVYGTSGILPLRQWIDYAHRSLLLGDIGRIYSELAASWMWVAATGGIMLWYFTRPKRRLNNRVQNNRRLHVMLGWLLLAGMLLFSATGLTWSQWAGGNVDKMRAAFGWLTPQVNTQLYGDEHPADEHADHHAGQEMPVMHMDVSQFDAVLHTAQAAGIDAKKLEIRPAKDAQHGWTVTEIDRRWPTQVDAVSVDAATLHVIDRTHFADFPLMAKLTRWGVDFHMGILFGLPNQLLLIAFGIGLCLMIIIGYRLWWIRRPARSGVNPAQTLMQCWLTLGWPGRCGVLVLAAALGMAMPVLGGSLLVFIVIDWLRWFSTSRAALAQPVD; from the coding sequence ATGACAACCTGCACTCCGCGCGCGGCATGGATAACCCTGCTGCGACGTTTTCATTTCTACACAGGTCTGTTTGTCGGGCCATTTATCTTTGTGGCGGCCTTAACCGGTACGCTCTACGTTGCGACGCCGCAACTGGAAGAGGCGCTCTATGCACCGGCGCTACAGGGCACAGGGCAAGGAGAGCGGCAACCGCTGGCGGCGCAAATCGCCGTTGCCCAACAGGTGACGGGAGGGCATTTACGACTGCATGCCGTTCGTCCCGCTCTTGAAGAGGGCGCAACGACGCGGGTGATGTTTGCCGACCCCGGACTTGCCGCTTCCGAGAACCGGGCGATTTTCATCGATCCAGTGACGCTGGCGGTGAAAGGCGATATGACGGTCTATGGCACCAGTGGCATTTTGCCCCTGCGTCAGTGGATTGATTATGCTCACCGCTCTTTGCTATTGGGGGATATCGGGCGAATTTACAGCGAGCTGGCGGCCTCCTGGATGTGGGTTGCGGCGACTGGCGGCATCATGCTCTGGTATTTCACCCGACCAAAACGTCGGCTGAATAATCGGGTGCAAAATAACCGGCGTTTACACGTAATGCTGGGGTGGTTATTGCTGGCGGGGATGCTGCTGTTCTCGGCAACCGGTTTAACCTGGTCCCAGTGGGCCGGAGGCAACGTGGATAAAATGCGTGCGGCTTTTGGCTGGCTGACGCCGCAGGTGAATACGCAGCTTTATGGCGACGAACACCCTGCTGATGAACATGCCGATCATCATGCCGGGCAGGAAATGCCGGTTATGCATATGGATGTCAGCCAGTTTGATGCGGTTCTGCATACGGCGCAGGCGGCGGGAATTGATGCTAAAAAGCTGGAGATTCGTCCGGCCAAAGATGCGCAACATGGCTGGACGGTAACTGAAATTGATCGCCGCTGGCCGACACAGGTTGATGCGGTATCAGTAGACGCCGCAACCCTGCATGTTATCGACCGGACGCATTTTGCTGACTTTCCGCTTATGGCAAAGCTGACGCGCTGGGGCGTCGATTTCCATATGGGCATACTGTTTGGTCTGCCAAATCAGTTACTGCTGATCGCCTTCGGCATCGGGCTTTGCCTGATGATTATTATCGGCTACCGTCTGTGGTGGATTCGCCGACCGGCCAGGTCAGGCGTTAACCCGGCACAAACGCTGATGCAGTGTTGGCTTACGTTAGGTTGGCCGGGAAGGTGCGGGGTTCTGGTGCTGGCTGCCGCCCTGGGGATGGCGATGCCGGTGCTGGGAGGCAGTCTGCTGGTATTTATCGTTATCGACTGGCTGCGCTGGTTCAGCACGTCTCGCGCCGCCCTTGCGCAGCCAGTTGACTAA
- the grpE gene encoding nucleotide exchange factor GrpE — MSSKEQKTPEGQAPEEIIMDQHEEVEAVESDASAEQVDPRDEKIANLEAQLAEAQNRERDSVLRIKAEMENLRRRTELDVEKAHKFALEKFVNELLPVIDSLDRALEVADKANPDMASMVEGIELTLKSMLDVVRKFGVEVIADTNVPLDPNVHQAIAMVESEDVTPGNVLGIMQKGYTLNGRTIRAAMVTVAKAKA, encoded by the coding sequence ATGAGTAGTAAAGAACAGAAAACGCCTGAGGGGCAAGCCCCGGAAGAAATTATCATGGATCAGCACGAAGAAGTTGAGGCGGTTGAATCAGACGCTTCTGCTGAGCAGGTGGATCCGCGCGATGAAAAAATTGCGAATCTGGAAGCGCAGCTTGCTGAAGCCCAGAATCGCGAACGTGACAGCGTGTTACGTATCAAAGCGGAAATGGAAAACCTGCGCCGTCGTACCGAGCTGGACGTAGAAAAGGCGCATAAGTTCGCGCTGGAAAAATTCGTCAATGAGCTGTTGCCGGTTATCGATAGCCTGGATCGTGCGCTGGAAGTGGCGGATAAAGCGAATCCAGATATGGCGTCAATGGTCGAAGGCATTGAGCTGACGCTGAAATCCATGCTGGATGTCGTGCGTAAGTTCGGCGTAGAGGTGATTGCTGACACCAACGTACCGCTGGATCCGAACGTACATCAGGCGATTGCGATGGTGGAGTCTGAGGATGTTACCCCGGGTAACGTGCTGGGCATTATGCAGAAAGGCTATACGCTGAACGGTCGTACTATTCGCGCGGCGATGGTAACGGTGGCGAAGGCGAAAGCGTAA
- the trmD gene encoding tRNA (guanosine(37)-N1)-methyltransferase TrmD, with translation MFIGIVSLFPEMFRAITDYGVTGRAVKNGLLSIQSWSPRDFTHDRHRTVDDRPYGGGPGMLMMVQPLRDAIHAAKSAAGEGAKVIYLSPQGRKLDQAGVSELATNQKLILVCGRYEGIDERVIQTEIDEEWSIGDYVLSGGELPAMTLIDSVSRFIPGVLGHEASAIEDSFADGLLDCPHYTRPEVLEGMEVPAVLLSGNHAEIRRWRLKQSLGRTWLRRPELLENLALTEEQARLLAEFKTEHAQQQHKHDGLV, from the coding sequence GTGTTTATAGGTATCGTTAGCCTGTTTCCTGAAATGTTCCGCGCAATTACCGATTACGGGGTAACTGGCCGGGCAGTAAAAAATGGCCTGCTGAGCATCCAGAGCTGGAGTCCTCGTGACTTCACGCATGACCGGCACCGTACCGTGGACGATCGTCCTTACGGCGGCGGACCGGGGATGTTAATGATGGTGCAACCCTTGCGGGACGCCATTCATGCAGCAAAAAGCGCGGCGGGTGAAGGCGCTAAGGTGATCTATCTGTCACCTCAGGGACGCAAGCTTGATCAAGCGGGCGTCAGCGAACTGGCAACGAATCAGAAACTGATTCTGGTGTGCGGTCGCTACGAAGGAATAGATGAGCGCGTGATTCAAACCGAAATTGACGAAGAATGGTCAATCGGCGATTACGTACTCAGTGGTGGTGAGTTACCAGCAATGACGCTGATTGACTCCGTTTCCCGGTTCATTCCGGGGGTTCTGGGTCATGAGGCTTCGGCAATCGAAGATTCCTTTGCCGACGGATTACTGGACTGTCCACACTATACTCGACCTGAAGTGTTGGAAGGGATGGAAGTACCGGCAGTATTGCTGTCAGGAAACCATGCTGAGATACGTCGCTGGCGTTTGAAACAGTCGCTGGGCCGAACCTGGCTTAGAAGACCTGAACTTCTGGAAAACCTGGCTCTGACTGAAGAGCAAGCAAGGTTGCTGGCGGAGTTCAAAACGGAACACGCACAACAGCAACATAAACATGATGGGCTGGTCTGA
- the rimM gene encoding ribosome maturation factor RimM (Essential for efficient processing of 16S rRNA), which translates to MSKQLTAQAPVEPIVLGKMGSSYGIRGWLRVFSSTEDAESIFDYQPWFIQKAGQWQQVQLESWKHHNQDLIIKLKGVDDRDSANLLTNCEIVVDSSQLPALEDGSYYWKDLMGCQVVTTEGYDLGKVVDMMETGSNDVIVIKANLKDAFGIKERLVPFLDGQVIKKVDLATRTIEVDWDPGF; encoded by the coding sequence ATGAGCAAGCAACTCACTGCGCAAGCGCCCGTTGAACCCATCGTTTTGGGGAAAATGGGGTCGTCTTACGGTATTCGTGGGTGGCTCAGAGTGTTTTCTTCCACCGAAGACGCCGAAAGCATTTTTGACTATCAGCCCTGGTTTATCCAGAAGGCGGGTCAGTGGCAGCAAGTACAGCTGGAAAGCTGGAAGCACCACAATCAGGATCTGATCATCAAGCTGAAAGGCGTTGACGATCGTGATTCGGCGAATCTACTGACTAATTGCGAAATTGTCGTGGATTCCTCGCAGTTGCCAGCGCTGGAAGATGGTTCCTACTACTGGAAAGACCTTATGGGCTGCCAGGTAGTGACCACTGAAGGCTACGATCTCGGTAAAGTCGTCGATATGATGGAAACCGGTTCGAATGACGTCATCGTTATCAAGGCAAACCTGAAAGATGCGTTTGGTATCAAGGAACGTCTTGTGCCGTTCCTCGATGGGCAGGTTATCAAGAAAGTCGATCTCGCTACTCGTACTATCGAAGTAGATTGGGATCCTGGTTTTTAA
- a CDS encoding HlyC/CorC family transporter, which translates to MEHISTTTLIVTLIIMVVISAYFSGSETGMMTLNRYRLRHLAKQGNRPAKRVEKLLRKPDRLISLVLIGNNLVNILASAIGTIVGMRLYGDAGVAIATGVLTFVVLVFAEVLPKTIAALYPEKVAYPSSFLLAPLQVLMMPLVWLLNTITRLLMRMMGIKTDIVISGSLSKDELRTLVNESRSQISRRNQDMLLSVLDLEKVSVDDIMVPRNEIIGIDINDDWKSIVRQLSHSPHGRIVLYRDSLDDAISMLRVREAWRLMSEKKEFTKETMLRAADEIYFIPEGTPLSTQLVKFQRNKKKVGLVVNEYGDIQGLVTVEDILEEIVGDFTTSMSPTLAEEVTPQNDGSVIIDGSANVREINKAFNWHLPEDDARTVNGVILEALEEIPIAGTRVRIGQYDIDILDVQDNMIKQVKVLPVKPLRESISE; encoded by the coding sequence CTGGAACATATCTCCACTACCACGCTGATCGTCACACTGATCATCATGGTGGTTATTTCAGCCTATTTTTCCGGTTCCGAAACCGGCATGATGACGCTGAACCGCTATCGTCTTCGCCACCTGGCAAAACAGGGCAACCGTCCGGCAAAGCGCGTGGAAAAACTACTGCGCAAGCCGGACCGACTGATAAGCTTGGTTCTGATCGGTAATAACCTGGTCAATATTCTCGCCTCAGCCATCGGCACCATCGTCGGTATGCGTCTGTACGGCGATGCGGGCGTGGCGATTGCCACCGGCGTACTGACGTTTGTCGTCCTCGTATTTGCGGAAGTGCTGCCGAAAACCATCGCCGCGCTGTACCCGGAAAAAGTGGCCTACCCCAGCAGTTTTCTGCTGGCGCCTTTGCAGGTGCTGATGATGCCGCTGGTCTGGTTGCTTAACACCATTACCCGGCTGCTGATGCGTATGATGGGCATTAAAACGGATATCGTCATCAGCGGCTCTCTGAGTAAAGACGAACTGCGCACGCTCGTGAATGAATCCCGCTCACAAATCTCCCGCCGCAACCAGGACATGCTGCTCTCAGTGCTGGATCTGGAAAAGGTCAGCGTGGATGACATCATGGTGCCGCGCAACGAAATTATCGGCATTGATATCAATGACGACTGGAAGTCGATCGTCCGCCAGCTTTCTCACTCGCCGCACGGGCGCATTGTGCTTTACCGCGACTCGCTGGATGACGCCATCAGCATGCTGCGCGTACGCGAAGCCTGGCGGTTAATGTCCGAGAAAAAAGAGTTCACTAAAGAGACCATGCTGCGCGCCGCCGATGAGATCTACTTCATCCCGGAAGGCACGCCGCTCAGCACGCAGCTGGTAAAATTTCAGCGTAATAAAAAGAAAGTCGGGCTGGTGGTCAACGAATACGGGGATATTCAGGGGCTGGTGACGGTCGAAGATATTCTGGAAGAGATTGTCGGCGACTTCACTACCTCTATGTCGCCGACGCTGGCAGAAGAGGTCACGCCGCAGAATGACGGTTCAGTGATTATCGACGGCAGCGCCAACGTGCGGGAAATCAACAAAGCCTTTAACTGGCACCTGCCGGAAGACGATGCGCGAACGGTAAACGGCGTGATTCTGGAAGCGCTGGAAGAGATCCCCATCGCCGGAACGCGCGTGCGCATTGGCCAGTACGATATCGATATTCTCGACGTCCAGGACAATATGATTAAGCAGGTTAAAGTCTTGCCGGTGAAACCGTTGCGGGAGAGTATCTCAGAATAA
- the dgcN gene encoding diguanylate cyclase DgcN: MDKDFFPTTRPTFKRTLRRINMISVLVTMLLIWLLLCVASVLTLKQYAQKNLDLTAATMTHSLEAALVFSDGVAATETLAALGRQGQFSAAEVRDKNQKVIASWYYDAQASDDKLNGLISQWLFPLPVTQPVWHNGKIIGEVCLTARDSLIGHFIWLSLAVLTGCILLASGIALMLTRYLHNGVVDALQNITDVVHDVRTNRNFSRRVSEERIEEFHLFAQDFNSLLDEMEEWQLRLQAKNAQLLRTALHDPLTGLANRAAFRNSITELMNDSSARSCSALLFLDGDNFKFINDTWGHAAGDRVLIEVARRLAEFGGNHHQPYRLGGDEFAMVLYNVHSEYEVKRICSALSQEFNRPFDLHNGHLASMTLSIGFALTWEHASAEKLQELADRNMYQAKHQRSERSIK, from the coding sequence ATGGATAAGGATTTTTTCCCTACAACGCGCCCGACCTTTAAGCGTACATTACGCCGGATCAACATGATCAGCGTACTGGTCACCATGTTGCTGATCTGGCTGCTGCTTTGCGTCGCCTCTGTCCTGACGCTGAAACAATATGCGCAAAAAAATCTGGATCTGACTGCCGCGACAATGACCCATAGTCTTGAGGCCGCATTGGTGTTTTCCGATGGCGTCGCCGCGACAGAAACGCTGGCCGCGCTGGGGCGCCAGGGGCAGTTCTCGGCCGCAGAGGTCCGCGATAAAAACCAGAAGGTAATCGCCTCCTGGTACTATGACGCACAAGCATCGGACGATAAGCTCAATGGCCTGATCAGCCAGTGGCTTTTCCCGCTGCCGGTGACTCAGCCCGTCTGGCACAATGGCAAAATTATCGGCGAGGTCTGCCTGACCGCGCGCGACAGCTTGATTGGTCATTTTATCTGGCTCTCGCTGGCGGTTCTTACCGGGTGTATTTTGCTCGCATCCGGCATTGCGTTAATGCTCACGCGTTATTTGCATAATGGCGTGGTGGACGCGCTGCAAAACATCACCGATGTGGTACATGATGTACGCACGAACCGTAACTTTTCACGTCGCGTTTCTGAGGAACGCATTGAAGAGTTCCATCTTTTTGCCCAGGATTTCAACAGCCTGCTGGATGAGATGGAAGAGTGGCAACTGCGGCTACAGGCTAAAAACGCCCAACTTTTGCGTACCGCGCTGCACGACCCCCTTACTGGTCTTGCTAATCGTGCCGCCTTTCGTAACAGCATAACTGAGTTGATGAATGACAGCTCCGCCCGTAGCTGTTCGGCGCTGCTATTTCTGGACGGCGATAATTTTAAATTCATTAACGATACATGGGGGCATGCCGCAGGAGATCGCGTTTTGATCGAGGTCGCCCGGCGACTGGCGGAGTTTGGCGGCAATCACCACCAGCCATATCGACTTGGCGGAGATGAATTCGCCATGGTGCTTTACAACGTGCATTCGGAGTACGAAGTTAAACGCATTTGTTCGGCATTATCGCAAGAATTTAATCGCCCTTTTGATCTGCATAACGGGCATCTGGCGAGTATGACGCTGAGTATTGGTTTCGCGCTGACGTGGGAACACGCTTCCGCAGAAAAATTACAAGAGTTGGCCGATCGTAATATGTATCAGGCCAAACATCAGCGTTCTGAACGTTCAATTAAATAA
- the ffh gene encoding signal recognition particle protein translates to MFDNLTDRLSRTLRNISGRGRLTEDNVKETLREVRMALLEADVALPVVREFINRVKEKAVGHEVNKSLTPGQEFVKIVRNELVAAMGEENQTLNLAAQPPAVVLMAGLQGAGKTTSVGKLGKFLREKHKKKVLVVSADVYRPAAIKQLETLAQQVDVDFFPSDVGQKPVDIVNAALKEAKLKFYDVLLVDTAGRLHVDEAMMDEIKQVHASINPVETLFVVDAMTGQDAANTAKAFNEALPLTGVVLTKVDGDARGGAALSIRHITGKPIKFLGVGEKTEALEPFHPDRIASRILGMGDVLSLIEDIESKVDRAQAEKLASKLKKGDGFDLNDFLEQLNQMKNMGGMASLMGKLPGMGQIPDNVKSQMDDKVLVRMEAIINSMTLKERAKPEIIKGSRKRRIAAGCGMQVQDVNRLLKQFDDMQRMMKKMKKGGMAKMMRGMKGMMPPGFPGR, encoded by the coding sequence ATGTTTGATAATTTAACCGATCGTTTGTCGCGCACGCTGCGCAATATCAGTGGCCGTGGACGCCTTACTGAAGACAACGTTAAAGAGACGCTGCGCGAAGTGCGCATGGCGCTGCTGGAGGCTGACGTTGCGCTTCCTGTAGTGCGAGAGTTTATCAATCGCGTAAAAGAGAAAGCGGTTGGTCATGAAGTTAACAAGAGCCTGACGCCGGGGCAGGAGTTCGTCAAGATTGTGCGCAACGAACTGGTTGCGGCGATGGGCGAAGAGAACCAGACCCTGAATCTGGCCGCGCAGCCGCCAGCCGTCGTGCTGATGGCGGGCTTGCAGGGCGCCGGTAAAACCACCAGCGTCGGTAAGCTGGGTAAATTCCTGCGCGAGAAGCACAAGAAGAAAGTGCTGGTCGTCTCTGCCGACGTTTATCGCCCGGCGGCGATCAAACAGCTGGAAACCCTGGCACAGCAGGTTGACGTCGATTTCTTCCCGTCTGACGTCGGTCAGAAGCCGGTTGATATCGTCAATGCCGCGCTGAAAGAAGCGAAACTCAAATTCTACGACGTGCTGCTGGTGGATACCGCCGGTCGCCTGCACGTCGATGAAGCGATGATGGACGAAATCAAACAGGTCCACGCTTCTATTAATCCGGTAGAGACCCTGTTTGTGGTCGATGCGATGACCGGTCAGGATGCCGCGAATACCGCGAAAGCGTTTAACGAAGCGCTGCCGTTGACCGGCGTGGTGCTGACGAAAGTCGACGGTGACGCCCGTGGCGGTGCCGCGCTCTCTATTCGTCATATCACCGGCAAGCCGATTAAATTCCTCGGCGTTGGCGAGAAAACCGAAGCGCTGGAGCCGTTCCACCCGGATCGTATCGCGTCCCGTATTCTCGGCATGGGCGACGTGCTGTCGCTGATCGAAGATATTGAAAGCAAAGTTGACCGCGCGCAGGCTGAGAAATTAGCCAGCAAACTGAAAAAAGGCGACGGCTTTGATCTGAACGATTTCCTCGAACAGCTCAACCAGATGAAAAACATGGGCGGTATGGCGAGCCTGATGGGCAAGCTGCCGGGCATGGGCCAGATTCCTGACAACGTGAAATCGCAGATGGATGACAAGGTGCTGGTGCGGATGGAGGCGATCATCAACTCGATGACGCTGAAAGAGCGCGCGAAGCCAGAAATCATCAAAGGTTCCCGTAAACGCCGTATCGCAGCCGGTTGTGGCATGCAGGTACAGGACGTTAACCGTCTTCTGAAACAGTTCGACGACATGCAGCGCATGATGAAGAAAATGAAGAAAGGCGGGATGGCGAAGATGATGCGTGGCATGAAGGGTATGATGCCGCCAGGCTTCCCGGGTCGTTAA
- a CDS encoding DUF2799 domain-containing protein, translating to MKRFAGALFVLFISGCQIDPYTHAPTWTATDWYSAGIEDAISGVAVKDNETLADAWNDPDVERTQYLKGYAEGQRKTCQLNFVHARGLAGKTFPASCDTVENASQLHDAWQKGADEGVRSMRLN from the coding sequence ATGAAGCGTTTCGCAGGCGCCTTATTTGTTTTATTCATCAGCGGATGTCAGATCGATCCTTACACGCATGCTCCCACCTGGACCGCGACCGACTGGTATAGCGCCGGTATCGAAGATGCGATTTCAGGCGTTGCCGTCAAAGATAACGAAACACTGGCTGACGCCTGGAACGATCCTGACGTGGAGCGAACGCAATATCTTAAGGGCTACGCCGAAGGCCAACGAAAAACCTGCCAGTTAAACTTTGTCCACGCCAGAGGACTGGCCGGAAAAACATTTCCCGCCAGTTGCGACACGGTTGAAAACGCCAGTCAATTGCATGATGCCTGGCAAAAAGGCGCAGACGAAGGTGTTCGCTCAATGCGGCTAAATTAA
- a CDS encoding OmpA family protein, giving the protein MLKRLFSPIILIALILAGCQTPQRKFTPEQVAAMKSYGFTESAGDWSLGLSDNILFDKNDYKLRPESQQQIREMASRLAATGLKHARMDGHTDNYGEDSYNEALSLKRANVVADAWAEGANIPRSNLTTQGLGKKHPVASNQSAKGRAENRRVAVVISTP; this is encoded by the coding sequence ATGCTAAAGCGACTTTTCTCCCCGATCATTCTGATAGCGTTGATTCTGGCGGGTTGCCAGACGCCGCAGAGGAAATTTACGCCCGAACAAGTTGCGGCAATGAAATCCTATGGATTTACTGAATCAGCAGGCGACTGGTCTCTGGGGCTGTCTGACAACATTTTATTTGATAAAAACGACTATAAGTTACGCCCGGAAAGCCAGCAGCAAATCCGTGAGATGGCCTCCAGGCTGGCAGCCACCGGGCTGAAACATGCCCGTATGGATGGCCATACTGACAACTACGGCGAAGACAGTTATAACGAGGCATTGTCGCTCAAGCGCGCCAATGTGGTTGCTGACGCCTGGGCCGAAGGCGCCAACATCCCACGAAGCAATCTGACGACGCAGGGTTTAGGTAAAAAGCACCCGGTCGCCAGCAATCAGAGCGCGAAAGGTCGTGCTGAAAACCGCCGCGTTGCCGTCGTCATCAGCACGCCGTAA
- the rpsP gene encoding 30S ribosomal protein S16, with translation MVTIRLARHGAKKRPFYQVVVTDSRNARNGRFIERVGFFNPIASEKEEGTRLDLDRIAHWVGQGATISDRVAALIKAANKAA, from the coding sequence ATGGTTACTATTCGTTTAGCTCGTCACGGCGCTAAAAAGCGTCCGTTCTACCAGGTTGTTGTTACCGACAGCCGTAATGCACGCAACGGTCGCTTCATTGAGCGCGTTGGCTTCTTCAACCCGATCGCCAGCGAAAAAGAAGAAGGCACCCGCCTGGATCTGGATCGCATCGCTCACTGGGTTGGCCAGGGCGCGACTATTTCTGATCGCGTTGCAGCGCTGATCAAAGCAGCAAACAAAGCAGCTTAA
- a CDS encoding DUF2946 domain-containing protein: MFAILLIVVAPLISVSLQKDPMSAMPGMHHDMSMMAEHVGHHGQSSSMPMPVDHGEACGYCVLLTHVPGLMLALVILLSGMLLRQKLTPPRPVVKHWHFFPWLYPDTRAPPRRSAVS, from the coding sequence ATGTTTGCGATCCTGCTGATCGTGGTGGCGCCGCTTATCTCCGTCTCGTTGCAAAAAGATCCCATGAGCGCCATGCCTGGTATGCATCATGACATGAGCATGATGGCTGAACATGTTGGACATCATGGGCAGTCTTCATCAATGCCGATGCCTGTCGATCACGGTGAAGCGTGCGGGTATTGCGTCCTCCTGACCCATGTTCCTGGCCTGATGCTGGCGCTGGTCATCCTGTTGTCCGGGATGCTGCTCAGACAAAAGCTGACGCCGCCACGCCCGGTTGTTAAACACTGGCATTTCTTCCCCTGGCTTTATCCCGATACGCGCGCACCGCCGCGCAGGTCTGCTGTTTCCTGA